In Azospirillaceae bacterium, a genomic segment contains:
- a CDS encoding heme-binding protein, whose protein sequence is MTEPYFQDRPVLTQAGAQALAEQAVRLACGRALAIVVAVVDPAGQLLAFTRMDGAPPVAVDVAIGKARTAAAIAAPSAKFEAMINQGATAMLSVPGLVPLQGGVPVFHNGRVAGAVGVSGASGVDDAALAHAAADTFLTLHSEENSHVA, encoded by the coding sequence ATGACTGAACCGTATTTCCAGGACCGGCCGGTCCTGACCCAGGCCGGCGCCCAGGCCCTGGCCGAGCAAGCCGTCCGCCTCGCGTGCGGCCGGGCGCTGGCCATCGTGGTGGCGGTGGTGGATCCGGCGGGCCAGTTGCTGGCCTTCACCCGCATGGACGGCGCGCCGCCGGTGGCGGTGGACGTCGCCATCGGCAAGGCACGCACGGCGGCCGCCATCGCGGCGCCCTCCGCCAAGTTCGAGGCCATGATCAACCAGGGCGCCACTGCCATGCTGTCGGTGCCGGGCCTGGTGCCGCTGCAGGGCGGCGTGCCCGTCTTCCACAACGGCCGCGTGGCCGGTGCCGTCGGCGTCAGCGGGGCCAGCGGCGTGGATGACGCCGCCCTGGCGCATGCCGCCGCCGACACCTTCCTGACCCTACACTCCGAGGAAAACTCCCATGTCGCTTGA
- a CDS encoding siderophore-interacting protein encodes MKHEITRIRHDLRQRQLTVTGVEHITPGMLRIRLAGADLAGFTSLAPDDHVKILIPGADGGLERRDYTPRQYDAAKGELAIDFALHEAGPATAWALGARPGDGLTVAGPRGSQVVPADFDWWLLIGDETALPAIGRRVEELPAGVPVTSLVAVADAAEEQRFATRADHRALWVHRPLARADDPAPLLSALQELTLPPGEGFVWIAAEAGVARALRRQVVEAMGHPPAWLRAAGYWVHGRADAHEKFEN; translated from the coding sequence TTGAAGCATGAGATCACCCGCATCCGCCATGATTTGCGCCAACGGCAATTGACCGTAACCGGGGTGGAGCACATCACGCCCGGCATGCTGCGCATCCGCCTGGCGGGCGCCGACCTGGCTGGCTTCACCAGCCTAGCGCCGGACGACCATGTGAAAATCCTCATCCCCGGTGCGGATGGCGGCCTGGAACGGCGCGACTACACCCCCCGCCAGTATGATGCGGCCAAGGGCGAACTGGCCATCGACTTCGCACTTCATGAGGCCGGCCCGGCGACCGCCTGGGCCCTGGGCGCCCGGCCGGGCGACGGGCTGACGGTCGCTGGCCCGCGCGGGTCGCAGGTGGTGCCGGCCGATTTCGACTGGTGGCTGCTCATCGGGGATGAGACGGCGCTGCCCGCCATCGGCCGCCGGGTGGAGGAACTGCCGGCTGGCGTGCCGGTCACCAGCCTGGTGGCGGTGGCGGACGCGGCCGAGGAACAGCGCTTCGCCACCCGTGCCGACCACCGCGCGCTATGGGTACACCGCCCCCTGGCCCGGGCCGACGATCCGGCCCCGCTGCTCTCGGCCCTGCAGGAACTGACCCTGCCGCCGGGCGAGGGTTTCGTCTGGATCGCGGCGGAGGCCGGTGTCGCCCGCGCCCTGCGCCGGCAGGTGGTGGAGGCCATGGGCCACCCGCCTGCCTGGCTGCGGGCCGCGGGATATTGGGTGCACGGCCGGGCCGATGCGCATGAGAAGTTCGAGAACTGA
- a CDS encoding helix-turn-helix domain containing protein — MARLKRTESQAQTRERLLAAARELFRRDGYAATSVDRIAEAAGYSKGAVYSNFDSKEAIFLLVLEAQGQGSLDTLLAAIDRAQDAAAIADLLAAWADAMSASGTWSLTILEHARLAGAGAASLDRQKDILRGHWRQLGDRLLARLPGLGPGLGTDAETLGALLHEIAYAPAMTFAGRPTAGDLMRLALRGLMRD; from the coding sequence ATGGCGCGGCTGAAACGCACGGAAAGCCAGGCGCAGACGCGTGAGCGCCTGCTGGCGGCAGCGCGGGAGCTGTTCCGCCGCGATGGCTATGCCGCCACCTCGGTGGACCGCATCGCCGAGGCGGCGGGCTACAGCAAGGGGGCGGTCTATTCCAACTTCGACAGCAAGGAGGCGATCTTCCTGCTGGTGCTGGAGGCCCAGGGCCAGGGCAGCCTGGACACCCTGCTGGCCGCCATCGACCGGGCACAGGACGCCGCCGCCATCGCCGACCTGCTGGCGGCCTGGGCGGACGCCATGTCGGCCAGCGGTACCTGGTCGCTGACCATCCTGGAACACGCCCGTCTGGCCGGTGCCGGTGCCGCCTCCCTGGACCGGCAGAAGGACATCCTGCGCGGCCACTGGCGGCAGTTGGGCGACCGCCTGCTGGCCCGCCTGCCCGGCCTGGGCCCCGGCTTGGGAACAGACGCCGAGACCCTGGGCGCCCTGCTGCATGAGATCGCCTACGCCCCGGCCATGACCTTCGCCGGCCGGCCGACGGCGGGCGACCTCATGCGTCTGGCGTTGCGGGGGCTGATGCGCGACTGA
- a CDS encoding M13 family metallopeptidase, with protein MRCFWVALVPVLLCATIATADPVSGVDRAVMDPAIRPQDDFYRYAVGGWIAHLQPPPYMPGWNAGREQQLGIYEALNRDLAALATHPDADPNHRKLADIHTAFMDEAGIQAAGLKPLAPWLAEIDAIHDPAGVVHALATLEAQGLDIGMGIWIHADDQDPTRYLADVVQADLALPSRDYYVGEEPRFAGIRDAYQGHVGRMLALAGGQDDLAPAVVALEVKLAAAQWTDTATRVPGATSHRQTRAELATAAPGLDLAAYADAAGLPATATRFNLSQPDYFATVGRLLADTPLPVWRAYLRLRLLDHLARFLPLAYRDEAEGFYSRTLRGATAARPRWLRAMGILEDSMGDALGQLYVARYFPPAAEKRARVVLDTVVAAFRHRIQASDWMSAASKQGALAKLDNLVIRLGAPDHIRDYTGLVTSPTDPVGNWMRARALSFRRDIDKLGRPVDREEWTMTPQSVNGSYSVSRNQVVLPAALLQPPNFQADADDAVNYGALGWFIAHELTHAFDRAGSQYDGFGKRVEWMTPADRAEFERRAQGLIAQYGAYEAAPGHPLDGELSIGENIADVSGMAIAYDAYHLALKGRPAPVLDGLTGDQRFFLAFARIWAAEPIKTDKDVNQALSDTHAPAPFRVKGTLMNLDAFYRAFDVNPGDAMYLAPEQRTRIW; from the coding sequence ATGCGTTGTTTCTGGGTGGCCTTGGTGCCGGTCCTGCTGTGCGCGACCATCGCCACGGCGGACCCCGTTTCCGGCGTCGACCGGGCGGTGATGGACCCCGCCATCCGCCCCCAGGACGACTTCTACCGGTATGCCGTCGGCGGTTGGATCGCCCACCTGCAACCGCCCCCGTACATGCCCGGCTGGAACGCCGGCCGCGAACAGCAGCTGGGCATCTATGAGGCCCTGAACCGCGACCTGGCCGCCCTGGCGACCCATCCCGACGCCGATCCCAACCACCGCAAGCTGGCCGACATCCACACCGCCTTCATGGACGAGGCTGGCATCCAGGCGGCGGGCCTGAAGCCCCTGGCGCCCTGGCTGGCGGAGATCGACGCCATCCACGACCCCGCCGGGGTGGTCCACGCCCTGGCGACGCTGGAAGCGCAGGGCCTGGACATCGGCATGGGCATCTGGATCCATGCCGACGACCAGGACCCCACCCGCTATCTGGCCGACGTCGTCCAGGCGGACCTGGCCCTGCCGTCCCGCGACTATTACGTGGGGGAGGAGCCGCGCTTCGCCGGCATCCGCGACGCCTACCAGGGCCATGTCGGGCGCATGCTGGCCCTGGCCGGCGGCCAGGACGACCTCGCCCCCGCCGTGGTGGCGCTGGAGGTCAAGCTGGCGGCGGCGCAATGGACGGACACGGCGACGCGCGTGCCGGGCGCCACGTCCCACCGCCAGACCCGCGCGGAACTGGCGACGGCGGCGCCGGGCCTGGACCTCGCGGCCTACGCCGACGCGGCCGGCCTGCCCGCCACCGCCACCCGCTTCAACCTCAGCCAGCCCGACTATTTCGCCACCGTGGGCCGCCTGCTGGCCGACACGCCCCTGCCCGTCTGGCGGGCCTATCTGCGCCTGCGCCTGCTGGACCATCTGGCGCGCTTCCTGCCCCTGGCCTATCGCGACGAGGCGGAGGGTTTCTACTCCCGCACCCTGCGCGGCGCCACGGCGGCCCGCCCGCGCTGGCTGCGCGCCATGGGCATCCTGGAAGACAGCATGGGCGACGCGCTGGGCCAACTGTACGTGGCGCGCTATTTCCCGCCCGCGGCGGAAAAGCGCGCCCGCGTGGTGCTGGATACCGTGGTCGCCGCCTTCCGCCACCGCATCCAGGCATCCGACTGGATGAGCGCGGCCAGCAAGCAAGGCGCGCTGGCCAAGCTGGACAATCTGGTGATCCGCCTGGGCGCGCCCGACCACATCCGCGACTATACCGGCCTGGTGACCAGCCCCACCGACCCGGTGGGCAACTGGATGCGCGCCCGCGCCCTGTCGTTCCGCCGCGACATCGACAAGCTGGGCCGCCCGGTGGACCGTGAGGAATGGACCATGACCCCGCAGTCGGTGAACGGTTCCTATTCCGTCAGCCGCAACCAGGTGGTCCTGCCGGCGGCCTTGCTGCAGCCGCCCAACTTCCAGGCCGACGCCGACGACGCGGTGAACTACGGCGCCCTGGGCTGGTTCATCGCCCACGAGCTGACCCACGCCTTCGACCGCGCCGGCAGCCAGTACGACGGCTTCGGCAAACGCGTGGAATGGATGACCCCGGCCGACCGGGCGGAGTTCGAACGCCGCGCCCAAGGCCTGATCGCGCAGTACGGCGCCTACGAGGCCGCCCCCGGCCATCCCCTGGACGGCGAACTCAGCATCGGGGAGAACATCGCCGACGTCTCCGGCATGGCCATCGCCTATGACGCCTACCATCTGGCGCTGAAGGGCCGGCCGGCCCCGGTGCTGGACGGCCTGACCGGCGACCAGCGCTTCTTCCTGGCCTTCGCCCGCATCTGGGCGGCGGAACCCATCAAGACCGACAAGGATGTGAACCAAGCGCTGTCCGACACCCACGCCCCCGCCCCCTTCCGGGTCAAGGGCACGCTGATGAACCTGGACGCCTTCTACCGGGCGTTCGACGTGAATCCGGGCGACGCCATGTACCTGGCCCCGGAGCAGCGCACACGCATCTGGTAG
- a CDS encoding nucleotidyltransferase domain-containing protein yields the protein MTHFTDPFIDPAIHTRIEAELDAIEREQGVRIVLAIESGSRAWRFPSRDSDYDVRFLYMCPVQGYLTVGSPRDVIERPVDAVFDVSGWDLRKAFQLGLRANAVLVEWLTSPVRYREVGPAAGRLLDFMRAHADLTGLAYHYDRQARRMFDEVLAAGAPRLKAYCYALRSALALLWLRRFRAPPPMDLPALLAGLDLPAETVAVIGDLVARKLPSVERDTGPRLPVLDTLVGGILAEPVQWMGRDEPRHEAARQADALFADLVLNAYGP from the coding sequence ATGACCCATTTCACTGACCCCTTCATCGATCCCGCCATCCACACCCGCATCGAGGCCGAACTGGACGCCATTGAGCGTGAGCAGGGCGTGCGCATCGTGCTGGCCATCGAATCCGGCAGCCGGGCCTGGCGCTTCCCGTCGCGGGACAGCGACTATGATGTCCGTTTTCTCTACATGTGCCCCGTCCAGGGATACCTGACCGTCGGTTCGCCGCGCGACGTGATCGAGCGGCCGGTGGACGCCGTCTTCGACGTCAGCGGCTGGGACCTGCGCAAGGCCTTCCAACTGGGCCTGCGCGCCAACGCCGTGCTGGTGGAGTGGTTGACCTCCCCCGTCCGCTATCGCGAGGTGGGGCCCGCCGCCGGGCGCCTGCTGGACTTCATGCGTGCGCACGCCGACCTGACGGGCCTGGCCTATCACTATGACCGGCAGGCGCGGCGCATGTTTGACGAGGTGCTGGCGGCGGGGGCGCCCCGGCTGAAGGCCTATTGCTACGCCCTGCGCTCGGCCCTGGCCCTGCTGTGGCTGCGGCGCTTCCGCGCGCCACCACCCATGGACCTGCCGGCTTTGCTGGCGGGCCTGGACTTGCCGGCCGAAACGGTTGCGGTGATCGGCGACCTGGTGGCGCGCAAGCTGCCCTCGGTGGAGCGCGACACCGGCCCCCGGCTGCCGGTCCTGGACACGCTGGTCGGCGGCATCCTGGCCGAACCCGTCCAGTGGATGGGGCGGGACGAACCCCGGCACGAGGCGGCACGACAGGCCGATGCCCTGTTCGCCGACCTGGTGTTGAACGCCTATGGCCCCTGA